In uncultured Methanobrevibacter sp., the following proteins share a genomic window:
- a CDS encoding NAD(P)H-dependent oxidoreductase translates to MKYIIINGSPRKKNTWSMVKQAKTNLGDDAEFEEIQLMKAKMPMCNGCFKCIMEGEDHCPHNEIVQEIMEKIKWADGLIITSPVYAMNVTGLLKNFFDHTAYLYHRPEFFDKKALIVVSTAGAGQKDVAKYIDETLRHWGFNKNYKITYACGGKDDINREEINKISQKFHKDVSSKKLHSPKLMDLIFYNVWRAMALSEDPIEADAKYWENTGLVNHDFAPNVNLGILKKAFAKIMFSILKKVMK, encoded by the coding sequence ATGAAATACATTATTATCAATGGATCTCCAAGAAAGAAGAATACATGGAGCATGGTTAAGCAAGCAAAAACCAATTTAGGAGATGACGCTGAATTTGAAGAGATACAATTGATGAAAGCTAAAATGCCAATGTGCAATGGCTGCTTTAAATGCATTATGGAAGGTGAAGACCATTGCCCTCATAATGAGATTGTGCAAGAAATTATGGAGAAGATCAAATGGGCAGATGGATTAATAATAACAAGCCCAGTTTATGCAATGAATGTTACTGGACTGCTTAAGAACTTCTTCGACCATACCGCTTACCTATACCATAGGCCAGAATTCTTTGACAAGAAAGCATTGATTGTTGTATCTACAGCAGGAGCTGGCCAAAAGGATGTTGCAAAATACATCGATGAAACATTAAGGCATTGGGGATTCAATAAAAACTATAAGATAACTTATGCCTGTGGCGGAAAGGACGACATCAATAGGGAAGAAATAAACAAGATTTCTCAAAAGTTCCATAAGGATGTATCTTCCAAGAAACTTCATTCACCAAAACTTATGGATTTGATTTTCTACAATGTATGGAGAGCTATGGCATTAAGTGAAGACCCAATAGAAGCTGATGCTAAATACTGGGAAAACACTGGCTTGGTGAATCATGATTTTGCTCCAAATGTAAACTTGGGAATATTGAAGAAGGCCTTTGCAAAAATAATGTTTTCCATACTTAAAAAAGTAATGAAATAA
- a CDS encoding acyltransferase codes for MNQSKNTELSKTPSKRIFYYDVLRALAIIGIVFCHVSVSYVSRDINGPNLYISVFFDCFRDFSIPIFAMLSGALLLGKKDTLIKFFKKRLSRLFIPFLFWVLIYIMFTSIMSHGFNLDSALKIFFGTAGTLGVHFWFVWMIIIAYVGIFIINKVMQLDMNINDFNKKFITILAILSVIYIGLSHYQLFDPYSPKLIYYLSFLTYIVIGYFLAKCDFLEKRIDRKYLITITALLFIGSYLWYIFCFVVPRSHLVHQFVRLSYFNLLILFMSANAFLLFKYLSKTKSFIDMENNRLGNAFTTISNYSYGIYLIHYLVLYCIKINLIKFINFTQGSSLIWIPVLVILTTAISLAILSILDKIPYLDKVTGKK; via the coding sequence ATGAATCAATCTAAAAACACTGAATTATCTAAAACACCCTCAAAAAGAATATTCTATTACGATGTACTTAGAGCATTGGCAATAATTGGAATTGTATTTTGCCATGTATCAGTCTCATACGTATCTAGAGATATAAATGGCCCTAATCTTTATATTTCTGTATTCTTTGACTGTTTTAGAGATTTTTCAATCCCTATATTTGCAATGCTTAGTGGAGCCTTGCTCTTAGGTAAAAAAGACACTTTAATAAAATTCTTTAAAAAGAGATTATCAAGATTATTCATACCTTTCCTGTTTTGGGTATTGATTTATATAATGTTTACAAGCATAATGAGCCATGGATTTAACCTAGATAGTGCACTTAAGATATTCTTTGGAACAGCAGGAACATTAGGAGTTCATTTCTGGTTTGTTTGGATGATTATAATAGCTTATGTTGGAATATTCATAATAAACAAAGTGATGCAATTAGATATGAACATAAATGATTTCAATAAGAAATTCATCACAATTTTAGCAATTCTTTCTGTAATTTACATTGGATTAAGCCATTATCAGCTATTCGATCCATATAGCCCTAAATTAATATATTACCTTTCTTTCCTCACTTATATAGTAATAGGTTACTTCTTGGCAAAATGTGACTTTTTGGAAAAGAGAATTGATAGAAAATACCTGATAACAATCACAGCTTTGCTCTTCATTGGATCTTACCTATGGTACATATTCTGTTTTGTAGTTCCAAGGTCTCATCTAGTGCATCAATTCGTTAGATTAAGCTATTTCAATTTATTGATACTATTCATGTCTGCAAATGCATTTTTACTATTTAAATACTTATCCAAGACCAAATCATTCATTGATATGGAAAATAATAGATTAGGAAATGCATTTACAACAATAAGCAATTACAGTTATGGAATTTATCTTATTCATTACTTGGTTTTATATTGCATAAAAATCAATTTAATAAAATTCATCAATTTCACTCAAGGCAGCTCATTGATTTGGATACCTGTTTTAGTGATTCTTACAACAGCAATCAGTTTAGCAATTCTATCAATATTAGACAAGATTCCTTATTTAGATAAGGTGACTGGAAAGAAATAA
- the ung gene encoding uracil-DNA glycosylase yields MIGNSWDNVLEEEFKKEYFLKIKEFVEAEYKTKTIYPPKEEIFNAFNLCPIENVKVVILGQDPYHEEGQAHGLAFSTPEGHPIPRSLKNIFKEIESEYGYPIPDSGCLESWAKQGVFLLNTVLTVEEGNANSHSKCGWQTFTDNVIKILNSQKAPIVFLLWGKQAELKKELITNPNHLVLISSHPSPFSARRGFFGCNHFKLANEFLQENNLEEIDWRINSSNKGQQTLF; encoded by the coding sequence ATGATTGGAAACAGTTGGGATAATGTTTTAGAAGAGGAATTTAAAAAGGAATACTTCCTAAAAATAAAAGAATTTGTAGAAGCAGAATACAAAACTAAAACAATCTATCCGCCAAAAGAGGAAATATTCAATGCCTTCAACCTATGTCCAATAGAGAATGTGAAAGTTGTCATATTAGGCCAAGATCCTTATCATGAAGAAGGACAAGCTCACGGCCTTGCATTCTCAACACCTGAAGGACATCCAATCCCAAGGTCTCTGAAAAACATCTTCAAGGAAATAGAATCAGAATATGGCTATCCGATTCCAGATTCCGGATGCCTTGAATCCTGGGCAAAGCAAGGAGTTTTCCTACTCAATACTGTACTCACCGTTGAAGAGGGAAATGCAAATTCACACAGCAAATGCGGTTGGCAGACCTTTACAGACAATGTAATCAAAATATTGAACAGCCAAAAAGCACCAATCGTTTTCCTTTTATGGGGAAAACAGGCAGAACTCAAAAAGGAATTGATTACAAATCCTAATCATTTAGTGCTTATATCCTCTCATCCAAGTCCATTTTCTGCAAGAAGAGGGTTCTTTGGATGCAATCATTTCAAATTGGCTAATGAATTCCTACAAGAAAACAATTTAGAAGAGATTGATTGGAGAATCAATAGCTCAAATAAAGGCCAGCAAACTCTTTTTTAA
- a CDS encoding MarR family winged helix-turn-helix transcriptional regulator, translating into MKENEKTLDKFDSMPFIALIHHISKNKLRYAQKNPNHIDMVHEGRYLMEIHKRKDLSQDDLATIFGQSKGTIAKALKKLEDKEYVERIVDENNRRKYILKTTEKGEELAILLKNDLEEWENAVGIDKLDENAKCQLREIARKTEEILKE; encoded by the coding sequence ATGAAAGAAAATGAAAAAACATTGGATAAATTTGATTCAATGCCTTTTATAGCACTAATTCATCACATTTCCAAAAACAAATTAAGATATGCGCAAAAAAACCCAAACCATATAGATATGGTTCATGAGGGTCGCTACTTAATGGAAATTCATAAAAGAAAAGACTTATCTCAAGATGACCTAGCAACTATTTTTGGCCAAAGCAAAGGAACAATAGCGAAAGCTTTGAAAAAATTGGAAGATAAGGAATATGTTGAAAGGATTGTAGATGAAAACAATAGAAGAAAATACATCTTAAAAACAACAGAGAAAGGTGAAGAACTAGCTATTCTATTAAAAAATGATTTAGAAGAATGGGAAAATGCTGTTGGAATTGACAAACTGGATGAGAATGCAAAATGTCAATTAAGGGAAATAGCTAGAAAAACAGAGGAAATACTTAAGGAATAA
- a CDS encoding MATE family efflux transporter — protein MANKNVELMRGNPEKAVKTLAIPIMISMLLTASYNIIDGIWVAGLGQAAIAGIGFVTPIFMILNGVSVGLGSGATSSISRFVGAKNHEGANKSAAHALLIFLVASIILTVVLLSVQEPLLRAYGASGQNLAEGIKYGTPLFLGLIAFMFGNGGSGILRGEGDMKRAMYAMIVSVTLNAILDPLFIYVLGLGSAGASLATIVSALGSASVILYWILIKKDTYVNVNLKEFKFDSKIAKDILKVGIPASMDMFMMSLAVSLYLMFISTIGGEYGIASFTSGQRLYLFAIMPLTAIGSAVAAVSGSAYGAKNGDYLSRAHLYGVKFGIAFGTAVTIILIAFAPQLATLFAYTKETAALVPEITRFLRIASLCLPLTGAGMTSSFLYQGMGKGTISLMWTIIREVIFTVTATYTLGIVLGWGLVGIWTGLAVGRITASILNFAFARFTIRKVREKFGT, from the coding sequence ATGGCAAATAAAAATGTGGAATTAATGAGAGGAAATCCGGAAAAGGCAGTGAAGACCCTTGCTATTCCAATCATGATATCAATGCTTTTGACAGCATCATACAATATCATTGACGGTATTTGGGTAGCAGGTCTTGGACAGGCTGCAATAGCGGGGATAGGTTTCGTAACCCCTATCTTCATGATATTGAATGGGGTAAGTGTAGGTCTTGGAAGTGGTGCTACAAGCAGCATTAGTCGTTTTGTAGGAGCTAAAAACCATGAAGGCGCCAATAAGTCTGCAGCACATGCTCTTTTAATATTCTTAGTTGCTTCAATCATTCTTACTGTAGTCCTATTATCCGTTCAGGAACCTTTGCTTCGAGCTTATGGAGCAAGCGGACAAAACCTTGCTGAAGGAATTAAATATGGAACCCCTCTATTTTTAGGCCTTATTGCCTTTATGTTCGGTAACGGAGGAAGCGGTATTCTTCGTGGGGAAGGTGATATGAAAAGGGCAATGTATGCAATGATTGTCTCTGTAACCCTTAATGCCATTCTTGATCCTCTTTTCATTTATGTATTAGGATTAGGTTCTGCAGGAGCATCCCTTGCAACAATTGTCAGTGCTCTTGGATCAGCATCAGTAATCCTGTACTGGATACTCATCAAAAAGGACACATATGTGAATGTCAACTTAAAAGAGTTTAAATTCGACTCCAAAATAGCTAAAGACATCTTAAAAGTAGGTATTCCTGCATCTATGGACATGTTCATGATGTCCCTTGCAGTAAGCTTATACTTAATGTTCATCTCAACAATTGGAGGAGAATACGGTATTGCATCATTCACCTCAGGCCAAAGATTATACCTATTTGCAATAATGCCCCTTACAGCTATTGGTAGTGCAGTAGCTGCAGTTTCAGGAAGCGCATATGGTGCTAAAAATGGCGATTACCTATCAAGAGCCCACTTATATGGAGTTAAATTTGGAATAGCATTTGGAACTGCTGTAACAATAATATTGATTGCATTTGCACCACAGCTTGCAACATTGTTTGCATACACAAAAGAAACAGCCGCTTTGGTTCCAGAGATTACAAGATTCTTAAGAATAGCTAGCCTTTGCCTTCCACTAACTGGAGCGGGAATGACTTCAAGTTTCCTCTATCAAGGAATGGGTAAGGGAACCATAAGCTTGATGTGGACCATTATTAGAGAGGTTATCTTTACTGTTACCGCAACATACACCTTAGGAATAGTCCTAGGATGGGGACTTGTTGGTATTTGGACAGGTCTGGCTGTGGGAAGAATCACTGCAAGTATCTTGAACTTCGCATTTGCAAGATTTACAATCAGGAAAGTGAGAGAGAAATTCGGCACTTAA